One Dermacentor silvarum isolate Dsil-2018 chromosome 10, BIME_Dsil_1.4, whole genome shotgun sequence genomic window carries:
- the LOC119431770 gene encoding uncharacterized protein LOC119431770, producing MSGPVQRFRRTMHGFGSHVEMKTVEFLEKLENWHACAWCSVVSSEMLLLDCRHVICDLCYGGRRARIRNVKSRSSDVFCCEYFVSHSPFRPETGHPGGKRVRCINAGCGCDFVGALSALDEHLRKSCALYSATCSKCGDTFAYKDFRNHYTACSGKRGVFLRAVDTRSLLDNLGAAHGKLELAVASAEPDHDNALRDTVCLLSEQIARIQSQLDTAVPGHMTASSAPRMGK from the coding sequence ATGAGCGGCCCAGTCCAACGTTTTAGACGCACCATGCACGGATTTGGAAGCCACGTGGAAATGAAGACAGTGGAGTTCTTGGAGAAGCTCGAGAATTGGCATGCTTGCGCCTGGTGTAGTGTTGTGTCCTCAGAAATGTTGCTACTCGACTGTCGGCACGTCATATGTGACCTCTGCTACGGCGGACGTCGTGCGCGTATAAGGAACGTTAAAAGCAGATCATCCGATGTTTTTTGCTGCGAATACTTCGTAAGCCATTCTCCGTTCCGACCGGAAACCGGGCACCCTGGCGGCAAGCGAGTACGTTGCATCAACGCTGGCTGTGGCTGCGACTTCGTTGGAGCTCTGAGCGCCTTGGACGAACACCTGCGGAAGAGCTGCGCCCTGTACTCGGCGACGTGCTCCAAATGCGGAGACACCTTTGCCTACAAGGACTTTCGGAATCACTACACTGCATGCAGCGGCAAACGAGGAGTCTTTCTTCGCGCCGTGGACACTCGCTCCCTGCTTGACAACCTGGGAGCCGCACACGGAAAGCTCGAGCTGGCTGTCGCCTCTGCCGAGCCGGACCACGACAACGCGCTCCGGGACACGGTCTGTCTGTTAAGCGAACAGATCGCCCGGATTCAAAGCCAACTGGATACGGCCGTCCCGGGGCACATGACGGCGAGCAGTGCCCCTCGTATGGGCAAGTGA